A region of Synergistaceae bacterium DNA encodes the following proteins:
- a CDS encoding potassium channel protein: MANKFTKTVKNAKRGIAFSKKFKHRLSGALVLFLLLLFSCALFVWWQEKNFTGSFWDSVWSVLFTLIGQGEFATSPHTFWGRIIVFLLSIFGVALFGVVFAEVLQRLINSRIKLLLGEMMGINNCKFEGHVVICGWNNRGVYIARELKASGRQAALIAPERPKDLDPEIFYVQGNPSERESLIKGGIEKAQGAIILGDPEYGNDDSHTILTGLAIEAIAPDVYTVMELHNPENERYARYANVDDILYSDSLIAGITAMCTHNEGISAFIRDILSSADDGHSFASFDAPDEFNNKTVGELFDYFRKNDALPIGILTPPDLPGKVPASEWISTVNPPLDKIISLPVKVVCIVKDNYSEIVNK, encoded by the coding sequence ATGGCTAATAAATTCACTAAGACAGTAAAGAATGCGAAAAGGGGTATAGCATTCTCGAAAAAATTTAAACATAGGCTCTCTGGTGCGCTCGTATTATTTTTATTGCTGCTATTCTCGTGTGCTTTATTCGTATGGTGGCAGGAAAAAAATTTTACTGGCTCATTCTGGGACTCAGTCTGGAGCGTCTTATTTACCCTGATAGGACAAGGGGAATTTGCTACGTCGCCTCATACTTTCTGGGGCAGAATTATAGTATTTCTGCTTTCAATTTTCGGCGTGGCATTATTCGGAGTAGTCTTTGCTGAAGTTTTGCAGAGATTAATTAATAGCAGAATCAAATTACTTTTAGGGGAGATGATGGGCATTAATAATTGCAAATTTGAGGGACATGTTGTAATTTGCGGCTGGAATAATCGAGGGGTATATATAGCCCGTGAGTTAAAAGCATCAGGAAGGCAGGCGGCTTTAATTGCTCCGGAACGTCCGAAAGATTTAGATCCTGAAATTTTTTACGTTCAAGGCAACCCTTCAGAGCGCGAGTCATTAATCAAAGGCGGTATCGAGAAAGCACAAGGCGCGATAATTTTAGGAGATCCCGAATACGGCAATGATGACTCTCACACGATTTTAACGGGACTCGCCATTGAAGCAATTGCTCCGGACGTTTACACAGTTATGGAGCTGCATAATCCCGAAAATGAACGTTACGCGAGATATGCAAATGTTGATGATATTCTTTATAGTGACAGCTTAATAGCAGGAATTACGGCAATGTGTACTCACAATGAAGGCATATCGGCATTTATTCGGGATATATTATCAAGTGCTGATGACGGCCATAGTTTTGCGTCGTTCGATGCTCCCGACGAGTTCAATAATAAGACAGTCGGAGAATTATTTGACTATTTCAGGAAAAATGACGCGCTCCCGATTGGAATATTGACTCCGCCTGATTTGCCCGGAAAAGTTCCCGCGTCTGAATGGATTTCAACTGTTAATCCGCCGCTCGATAAAATAATAAGCCTTCCCGTTAAAGTTGTCTGTATCGTTAAAGATAATTACTCGGAAATAGTAAATAAATAA
- a CDS encoding amidohydrolase has translation MNNFLAQANNLRDKLLEIRKQFHRIPEIGNHEFKTAGLIEKYLDESGISHKRVLDTGIIAKLDGTKPGRNSALRTDIDALPINEATNCEFASQNPGFMHACGHDVHITGVLGAAMILANNRENLSGSVTFLFQPDEEGDGGAERLIKLGALDGIDAVFGAHVDPTLKAGDIGIKYGNFYASSAMFNIRVIGKSSHGAQRNKGVDSIEAASHLIIELLNMNAPGQVVTVGKFTAGTARNILAGESDLQGIIRTFGVNERSKMCDELKNLTREIPAKFGAKSECEIISSAPGVINDNDKINLFVEKISRETLGSEHVKIIDTPTMISEDFGCYIMAKTGCFYHIGAESEYPLHSDKFLPKDDAIITASAIHSAVVTNFNMGLI, from the coding sequence ATGAATAATTTTTTAGCACAGGCAAATAATCTCAGGGATAAATTACTAGAGATTCGCAAACAATTTCACAGGATTCCAGAAATCGGCAATCATGAATTTAAGACGGCCGGTTTAATCGAGAAATATTTAGACGAGTCGGGAATTTCGCATAAAAGAGTCTTAGACACTGGAATAATAGCAAAACTTGACGGCACTAAACCCGGCAGGAATTCAGCATTAAGAACTGACATTGACGCATTACCCATAAACGAGGCTACTAATTGCGAATTTGCCTCACAAAATCCCGGATTTATGCACGCTTGCGGTCATGATGTTCATATAACGGGCGTATTAGGTGCTGCTATGATTCTTGCTAATAACCGCGAAAATTTATCGGGTTCAGTAACGTTTTTATTTCAGCCTGATGAAGAGGGCGACGGCGGGGCAGAAAGATTAATTAAACTCGGTGCTCTTGATGGGATTGATGCAGTTTTCGGCGCACATGTTGACCCGACATTAAAGGCCGGCGATATAGGCATTAAATACGGAAATTTTTACGCGTCATCGGCAATGTTTAATATTAGGGTAATCGGCAAATCTTCACACGGTGCGCAGAGAAATAAAGGCGTTGACTCAATTGAGGCGGCTTCACACTTGATTATAGAATTATTAAACATGAACGCCCCCGGGCAAGTCGTTACAGTCGGCAAATTCACGGCAGGAACAGCAAGAAATATTTTAGCTGGCGAGTCAGATTTACAGGGAATTATACGCACGTTCGGAGTAAATGAACGCTCAAAAATGTGTGATGAACTCAAAAATTTAACGCGGGAAATTCCGGCCAAGTTCGGCGCAAAATCTGAATGCGAAATAATAAGCAGTGCACCCGGAGTAATTAATGACAATGACAAAATAAATTTATTCGTTGAGAAGATTTCACGGGAGACTCTGGGCTCTGAACACGTCAAAATTATTGATACTCCTACAATGATAAGCGAAGACTTTGGATGTTATATCATGGCAAAAACAGGCTGTTTTTATCACATAGGCGCGGAGTCCGAATATCCTTTACACAGCGATAAATTTTTGCCAAAAGATGACGCAATTATAACGGCTTCGGCTATACATTCGGCCGTCGTAACAAATTTTAATATGGGACTGATTTAA
- the dapD gene encoding 2,3,4,5-tetrahydropyridine-2,6-dicarboxylate N-acetyltransferase gives MDAQEIIKFIANSKKVTPVKIYLRENENIDFSGTNAKIFGVGDKIIFGDWSELEPVINANKSKISDIVIENNSRNSAIPLLDMKNIQARIEPGAIIRDNVSIGQNAVIMMGAIINIGAVIGDNTMIDMGAVLGGRATVGKNCHVGAGAVLAGVIEPASAKPVIIEDNVLIGANAVVIEGVHVGENSVIAAGAVVIEDVPANKVVAGCPAKIVKDKDSNTTLKTALEPALRKI, from the coding sequence ATGGACGCTCAAGAAATTATAAAATTTATAGCAAATTCTAAAAAAGTTACTCCCGTAAAAATATATTTGCGCGAAAATGAAAATATTGACTTCTCAGGCACAAACGCAAAAATTTTCGGAGTCGGCGATAAAATTATTTTCGGGGACTGGTCGGAGCTTGAGCCGGTAATTAATGCTAATAAATCAAAAATTTCTGATATAGTAATCGAGAATAATTCAAGAAATAGCGCAATTCCCTTATTAGACATGAAAAATATTCAAGCTAGAATCGAACCCGGCGCAATAATCCGCGATAATGTCTCAATCGGGCAAAACGCAGTAATCATGATGGGAGCTATTATCAATATCGGCGCAGTAATAGGCGATAATACCATGATTGACATGGGAGCAGTACTCGGAGGGCGTGCAACAGTCGGGAAAAATTGCCACGTGGGAGCCGGTGCAGTCCTAGCAGGTGTTATTGAGCCAGCCAGCGCAAAGCCGGTCATAATTGAAGATAACGTATTAATCGGTGCAAATGCAGTTGTAATTGAGGGAGTCCATGTCGGTGAAAATTCCGTAATTGCTGCCGGTGCTGTAGTAATTGAAGACGTTCCCGCAAATAAAGTTGTCGCAGGTTGTCCCGCAAAAATCGTGAAAGATAAGGACTCTAACACGACTCTGAAGACTGCTCTTGAGCCCGCATTAAGGAAAATTTAA
- a CDS encoding GatB/YqeY domain-containing protein — protein MSLAQDIAKDLVQAMKAREEPKLSTLRMLKAELQKLQADKGKSAEITDDDVHAVIKRLIKQRKDAAEQYKSGGANDRAESELAEIKILEPYLPKQLDDSELDKIIAESASEINASSPKDMGKLMKTVMKKTAGQADGSRVKDKVNAFLNK, from the coding sequence ATGTCATTAGCTCAAGACATCGCAAAAGATTTAGTGCAGGCCATGAAAGCACGTGAAGAGCCTAAACTCTCAACTCTAAGAATGCTCAAGGCCGAATTACAGAAATTGCAGGCTGATAAAGGCAAATCAGCAGAAATCACGGACGATGACGTTCACGCGGTAATTAAACGCCTCATTAAGCAACGTAAAGACGCAGCCGAACAGTATAAATCAGGCGGGGCAAATGACCGCGCAGAGTCAGAACTTGCAGAAATAAAAATTTTAGAGCCTTATTTGCCTAAGCAGCTTGATGACTCAGAACTCGATAAAATAATCGCCGAGTCAGCAAGTGAAATTAACGCAAGCTCGCCTAAAGATATGGGCAAATTAATGAAAACTGTAATGAAGAAAACCGCCGGCCAAGCTGACGGATCACGAGTTAAAGACAAAGTTAATGCGTTCTTGAATAAATAA
- the rpoD gene encoding RNA polymerase sigma factor RpoD: protein MTEENFDVDGDLDLSDDKGGGGVDDLIDEGRARGYVTPGDIERHIPLETWDANTLDSILTNLQEMGIDVADQSNITKIPAGQEAREEFIPAIESEIGKLDDIPLTDPVRMYLREIGKVSLLTASEEVELAQRMEKGDIEAKKKLIDANLRLVVSIAKKYIGRGMLFLDLIQEGNLGLIRAVEKFDYRRGFKFSTYATWWIRQAITRAIADQARTIRVPVHMVETINKMVRISRLLVQELGREPSDEEIAERMNIEPSKVEEIRRISQLPVSLETPIGEEEDSQLGDFIEDHDLPSPDEAAAGHLLHEQIEDMLNTLSDREREVLHYRFGLEDGHSYTLEEVGKKFNVTRERIRQIEAKALRKLRQPSKKLKDFLD from the coding sequence TTGACAGAAGAAAATTTTGACGTTGACGGCGATCTTGATTTGTCAGACGATAAGGGCGGCGGCGGTGTTGATGATTTAATTGACGAGGGACGCGCGCGGGGTTATGTAACTCCGGGCGATATTGAACGTCATATTCCATTAGAGACATGGGACGCTAACACACTTGACAGCATTCTCACAAATCTTCAGGAAATGGGCATAGACGTTGCCGACCAGTCAAATATTACCAAGATTCCCGCAGGTCAAGAGGCACGAGAAGAATTTATACCGGCAATTGAAAGCGAAATCGGAAAACTTGACGACATTCCCTTAACTGACCCTGTTAGAATGTATTTACGAGAAATCGGCAAGGTCTCATTATTGACAGCGTCTGAAGAAGTCGAACTCGCTCAAAGAATGGAAAAAGGCGACATCGAGGCCAAGAAAAAATTAATTGATGCAAATCTGCGTCTCGTTGTGAGTATCGCAAAAAAATATATAGGCCGCGGAATGTTATTTCTTGATTTAATTCAGGAGGGCAATTTAGGCTTAATTCGAGCTGTTGAAAAATTTGATTATAGACGGGGATTCAAGTTCAGCACTTACGCAACATGGTGGATTCGTCAAGCAATTACACGAGCTATAGCAGATCAAGCACGTACTATCAGAGTCCCCGTTCATATGGTCGAGACTATTAATAAAATGGTCAGGATATCGCGTTTACTAGTTCAGGAATTAGGCCGCGAACCTTCAGACGAGGAAATTGCAGAAAGAATGAATATAGAGCCCTCAAAAGTTGAAGAGATCCGCAGAATTTCGCAATTACCAGTATCTCTTGAGACTCCCATCGGTGAAGAAGAAGACAGCCAGCTCGGTGATTTCATAGAAGATCATGATTTACCCAGTCCCGACGAGGCCGCAGCAGGTCATTTATTGCACGAACAGATAGAAGACATGTTAAATACTCTTTCTGACAGGGAGCGTGAAGTTCTGCATTATAGATTTGGGCTTGAGGACGGGCACTCGTACACGCTTGAAGAGGTCGGCAAGAAATTTAATGTAACGCGCGAAAGAATTAGACAGATAGAAGCTAAGGCACTACGGAAATTACGACAGCCCAGCAAGAAATTAAAAGATTTTCTGGACTAA
- a CDS encoding aldo/keto reductase — translation MKKFILNNGLELPVMGFGTYKAESSNIILDAIKAGYTYFDTAEFYGTEKFIGQALTQGNISRGKIIIASKVWKTSMGYDETLAAFDKTLENLQTDYLDIYMIHWPRPDLESQDWKNLDLQTWRAMEDLYNQGRIKALGLSNFLPIHAENIINNCRIRPSVAQLEFHPGHTQAFALNYYRERNILVQAWSPTGRGRVLNDELIISLAKKYNVSTVQICLSFILSENVMSIPKSSSPERMRENLDSQNIILDNDDILQLENMPPVGWGGEHPDRVRIML, via the coding sequence ATGAAAAAATTTATTCTCAATAACGGGCTTGAACTTCCTGTAATGGGATTCGGGACTTATAAGGCCGAGTCAAGTAATATTATTCTCGACGCAATAAAGGCCGGTTACACTTATTTTGACACAGCGGAATTTTACGGAACTGAAAAATTTATCGGTCAAGCTCTCACACAAGGCAATATATCACGCGGAAAAATTATTATTGCTTCTAAAGTCTGGAAAACTAGCATGGGTTATGATGAGACTCTCGCGGCATTTGATAAAACTCTTGAGAATTTGCAGACTGATTATCTTGATATTTACATGATTCACTGGCCTAGACCTGATTTAGAGAGTCAAGACTGGAAAAATTTAGATTTGCAGACATGGCGCGCTATGGAAGATTTATATAATCAGGGCAGAATTAAGGCACTTGGACTCAGCAACTTTTTACCCATTCACGCAGAAAATATTATTAATAATTGCAGGATACGCCCTTCAGTAGCACAATTAGAATTTCACCCGGGACACACTCAAGCATTTGCGTTAAATTATTATCGTGAAAGAAATATACTCGTTCAAGCATGGAGTCCGACTGGGCGGGGGAGAGTCCTTAATGACGAGCTAATTATTTCACTCGCAAAAAAATATAACGTCAGCACCGTTCAAATTTGTTTGAGCTTTATTTTATCAGAAAATGTGATGTCGATTCCTAAATCTTCAAGTCCTGAGAGAATGCGCGAAAATCTTGACTCGCAAAATATAATTCTTGATAATGATGACATTTTACAGCTTGAGAATATGCCCCCGGTCGGCTGGGGCGGTGAACACCCTGACAGAGTTAGAATAATGCTATAA
- a CDS encoding DUF262 domain-containing protein yields the protein MKAEPILLVGKVIQPEGTIFRIPVYQRNYSWDEEQCKTLLDDIDRILTSGKSKTHFLGTMVYVESDENSYLLNNELYRN from the coding sequence ATGAAAGCTGAACCCATATTATTAGTCGGTAAAGTTATTCAGCCTGAAGGAACAATTTTCAGAATACCAGTCTATCAGCGCAATTACAGTTGGGACGAAGAGCAGTGCAAAACATTACTTGATGATATTGACAGGATTCTCACGTCGGGTAAAAGCAAAACGCATTTTCTCGGCACTATGGTCTATGTAGAATCTGATGAGAACTCATATTTATTAAATAATGAATTATATCGTAATTGA
- a CDS encoding DUF362 domain-containing protein: MFPAKDGNIYVPYEKRSGNESIVYFTRDLSSEGLLKLFAKINTNITGKVAIKLHTGEPHGPNIIPREWVKDLISQKLPAAHIVETNAYYEGDRYTTPQHRETLKINGWTFAPVDIMDEDGTAMLPVKGGHYFSEMSVGKNLLNYDSLLVLTHFKGHVMGGFGGSNKNIGIGCADGRIGKAMIHTTPGQNNQWDIDGEELMERISESAKATVDHFGKNIAFINVLRNMSVSCDCEGVAAEPVVTPNIGILASLDIAAIDTASVDLVYALKDSDKAALFERMQSRHGFRQLSYMHELGMGNVKYKLLDSDNNDAQISTSEAVKDVKPFKA, translated from the coding sequence ATGTTCCCAGCAAAAGACGGAAATATTTACGTTCCATATGAAAAACGTTCAGGCAATGAGTCAATTGTTTATTTCACCCGTGATTTATCATCTGAAGGCTTGCTAAAACTTTTCGCGAAAATCAACACAAATATAACAGGTAAGGTCGCTATAAAATTACACACCGGCGAACCTCATGGGCCTAATATAATCCCCCGCGAATGGGTCAAAGATTTAATCTCGCAAAAATTGCCCGCTGCTCACATAGTCGAGACTAATGCATATTACGAGGGCGACAGATATACGACTCCCCAGCATAGAGAGACTCTAAAAATTAACGGCTGGACTTTCGCACCTGTTGATATAATGGACGAAGACGGCACGGCTATGCTACCAGTTAAGGGCGGTCATTATTTTAGTGAGATGTCAGTAGGCAAGAATTTATTAAATTATGATTCGTTATTAGTGCTTACTCACTTTAAGGGCCACGTAATGGGAGGATTCGGAGGCTCAAATAAAAATATCGGGATCGGCTGTGCTGACGGCCGAATCGGGAAAGCAATGATTCACACTACACCGGGACAAAATAATCAATGGGACATAGACGGCGAAGAATTAATGGAACGAATCAGCGAGTCCGCAAAGGCTACAGTTGATCATTTCGGCAAAAATATAGCTTTCATTAACGTATTGCGTAACATGTCAGTCTCATGTGATTGCGAGGGAGTAGCCGCCGAACCTGTTGTAACTCCAAATATTGGGATTCTTGCTTCTCTTGATATTGCGGCAATTGATACGGCTTCAGTAGATTTAGTTTACGCATTAAAAGATTCAGACAAGGCAGCACTATTTGAACGTATGCAGTCAAGGCACGGTTTCAGGCAGTTATCTTATATGCATGAGCTGGGAATGGGCAATGTTAAATATAAATTACTTGATTCAGATAATAACGACGCTCAAATTTCAACGTCTGAAGCAGTGAAAGATGTCAAGCCGTTCAAAGCATAA
- a CDS encoding chemotaxis protein CheV: MQEVKKVTTEVGTNEWQLVVFVLGDQSFAINVDKTREILRWPGVRSIPDAPVALIGITSVRGEVLPMVDLRIFLGIPPVTPIEQSKVIIAEFNEVKLGFVVDAVERIYRIKSEDLDASMTGKYLGDWILYVIKRDTRNVLLLDYEAIVQTISPQLVIQHSGDPGKAVTMMEGVGHPGDYHIIVAEDSPLIRKQVEDALMASGFTDLHICPDGKVAYDAIVGAGEHCDLLITDVEMPRLDGLTLTRRIKENPETKNIPVIVFSSIMANDIKNKAASVGANYQVTKPEITLLVECVVKVIREKQNRTSEEAAV, from the coding sequence ATGCAGGAAGTTAAAAAAGTTACGACTGAGGTCGGCACTAATGAATGGCAGTTAGTAGTTTTCGTGCTGGGTGATCAGTCTTTTGCTATCAACGTTGATAAAACTAGAGAAATTTTGCGCTGGCCGGGTGTGCGTTCGATTCCTGATGCTCCGGTTGCATTAATCGGCATTACTTCAGTCAGGGGAGAAGTCTTGCCTATGGTAGATCTAAGAATATTTCTCGGAATCCCCCCCGTTACTCCGATTGAGCAGAGCAAAGTAATTATCGCAGAATTCAACGAGGTTAAACTCGGCTTTGTTGTTGACGCTGTAGAGAGAATTTATAGAATCAAATCCGAAGACTTAGACGCAAGCATGACAGGAAAATATCTCGGCGACTGGATTCTATATGTCATTAAGCGCGACACAAGAAATGTATTATTACTTGATTATGAGGCAATTGTACAGACTATAAGCCCGCAGCTTGTAATTCAGCATTCAGGAGATCCTGGCAAAGCTGTTACCATGATGGAAGGTGTAGGACACCCCGGCGATTATCATATTATAGTAGCTGAAGACTCGCCCCTTATTCGCAAACAGGTTGAAGACGCATTAATGGCGAGCGGATTCACTGATTTACATATTTGTCCGGACGGTAAAGTCGCTTATGATGCAATTGTCGGAGCCGGTGAACACTGTGATTTATTAATTACGGACGTTGAAATGCCCAGACTCGACGGGTTGACTCTGACTCGGCGCATAAAAGAAAATCCCGAAACGAAAAATATTCCCGTTATAGTTTTCTCGTCTATTATGGCAAATGATATTAAGAATAAAGCCGCTTCAGTCGGTGCAAATTATCAGGTTACAAAGCCGGAAATCACGTTATTAGTCGAGTGCGTCGTCAAAGTCATTCGCGAAAAACAAAATCGCACAAGCGAGGAGGCCGCCGTATAA
- a CDS encoding DUF1524 domain-containing protein — protein sequence MNYIVIDGQQRLTTIMIFLKALQDCAKNFNDDHDIAGTIDGLLYNTGHETSKYFRIKLKSPGLDYEKFTDLLQDKRDKLKESDRILKNYQICIKRITQWINSGFIPKKILWAVKQLEVVKIVMDKNDNQHAIFESLNSTGLNLSQADLIRNFLLMNESPAEQEKLFEYWQVIERNLKADESNEDINNFFMHYITFISGPAAREINKKILYRRFVELFDEKNLTRSVILAELKHLSGIYSAFVNKDSKKKYPADVMKYLDNLRTLNQTTCYPFLLHVFDDYENDIIDSNTLSKVVRFIFCYIFRRRVCEIESRGLNKLFASLYSRIFKVADKNTKYYEAVNKFMSTQLSKDAMPTDSEFENALLNGNMYSKPFCKFLLMSIENGFSKERIILQGEKLTIEHIMPQNLTPEWRRIFSPEDHAKYLHTLGNLTITGYNSELSNKSFAEKVKLITSSDNPTKAVKLNLDVINKDLWTINEIQSRAERLAKIVIDLFSAEKINDPDIQFNHLTKITLEDFSTVTYKVLDSFVFDGEEYKQDTFALMLVDVVKILDKLKPGILDGLARENYSFTSGGKIYITYDTEIINRSKEIRDGIFIESNMNQKFFMKFIASLFERFNIDKSRFYIFVKASPNKQD from the coding sequence ATGAATTATATCGTAATTGACGGCCAGCAGAGATTAACAACTATAATGATTTTCTTGAAGGCTTTGCAGGATTGCGCAAAAAATTTTAATGATGATCATGATATTGCGGGCACAATTGACGGACTTCTTTATAATACAGGCCATGAGACATCTAAATATTTTAGAATTAAGTTAAAATCTCCCGGCTTGGATTATGAAAAATTTACGGATTTGCTTCAAGATAAGCGCGATAAATTAAAGGAGTCTGACAGGATATTAAAGAATTACCAAATATGTATTAAGCGCATTACTCAATGGATAAATTCAGGTTTTATACCGAAAAAAATTTTATGGGCAGTCAAGCAATTAGAAGTCGTAAAAATTGTAATGGACAAAAACGACAATCAGCACGCAATTTTTGAGAGTCTTAATTCAACAGGTCTGAATCTCTCACAAGCTGATTTAATACGAAATTTTTTGCTCATGAATGAATCACCGGCAGAACAAGAAAAATTATTTGAATATTGGCAAGTAATTGAGCGTAATTTAAAAGCTGACGAATCCAATGAAGATATAAATAATTTTTTCATGCACTACATAACTTTTATTAGCGGCCCGGCTGCTAGAGAAATTAACAAGAAAATTTTATATCGTCGATTTGTAGAATTATTTGACGAGAAAAATTTAACGCGTTCTGTGATACTCGCAGAATTAAAGCATTTATCCGGAATATACAGCGCGTTCGTAAATAAGGACTCTAAGAAAAAATATCCGGCTGACGTAATGAAATATCTTGATAATTTGCGCACTCTTAATCAAACGACTTGTTACCCGTTTTTGCTGCATGTCTTTGACGATTATGAGAATGATATTATTGACTCAAATACTCTTTCTAAAGTAGTAAGATTTATATTTTGCTATATTTTTCGCCGCAGAGTTTGCGAAATTGAAAGCAGAGGATTAAATAAATTATTTGCCTCGTTATATTCAAGAATATTCAAAGTAGCTGACAAGAATACAAAATATTATGAGGCAGTGAATAAATTTATGTCGACACAATTGTCAAAAGATGCTATGCCGACTGACTCAGAATTTGAGAATGCCCTGCTAAATGGTAATATGTACTCTAAGCCGTTTTGTAAATTTTTATTAATGAGCATAGAAAATGGATTCTCTAAAGAAAGAATTATATTACAAGGCGAAAAACTTACGATTGAGCATATTATGCCGCAAAATTTAACCCCTGAATGGAGGCGCATTTTTTCACCTGAAGATCACGCTAAATATTTGCACACTCTAGGCAATCTCACTATAACCGGCTATAATTCGGAGCTGTCTAATAAAAGTTTTGCGGAAAAAGTGAAATTAATTACAAGTTCAGACAATCCCACTAAGGCCGTAAAATTAAATCTTGACGTGATAAATAAAGATTTATGGACAATTAACGAGATTCAATCACGAGCAGAGAGACTCGCAAAAATAGTTATTGACTTATTCAGCGCAGAAAAAATTAATGACCCTGATATACAATTTAATCATCTCACAAAAATTACTCTTGAGGATTTCAGCACGGTAACTTATAAAGTTTTGGATTCATTCGTATTTGACGGTGAAGAATACAAACAAGACACTTTTGCGTTAATGCTCGTTGATGTCGTGAAGATTCTTGACAAGTTAAAGCCGGGTATACTTGACGGACTTGCGCGCGAAAATTACTCTTTTACATCAGGCGGCAAAATCTATATCACTTATGACACTGAAATAATAAATAGGTCTAAAGAAATACGAGATGGCATATTTATAGAATCTAATATGAATCAAAAATTTTTTATGAAATTTATAGCCTCATTATTTGAGAGATTCAATATTGATAAATCACGCTTTTATATTTTCGTGAAAGCAAGCCCGAATAAACAGGATTAA
- a CDS encoding aspartate kinase: protein MTAKFGGTSLADASQIKKAAAIIKANPSRRFVVASAPGKRFTDDIKITDLLYKAHAQYINNEDFDGTLTQISERFAAIIQDLAINFDISSEINAIKANISSRDYLASRGEYINSKIIAKFLGWEFVDASEVIFFNESGFLDESKTFYIMGEKLKSLKCAVIPGFYGSLPDGSIKTFSRGGSDITGSIAARAVKADLYENWTDVSGMLSADPRIVNNPRVIDYITYTELRELSYMGASVLHEDAVFPVRQAGIPINIRNTNKPDDKGTLIAASLPEGITRKLVTGIAGRKDFCSIRVEKSMMNGETGFGAKLLYIFAKNGVPFEHCPTGIDTISVIVNAKLFDSQRENILREIKNELAPDFITIEKNLAVIAVVGAGMAGTKGIAAKIFASLASAGINIRLIDQGSDELNIIIGVDDSDYKKAINTLYKAIIE from the coding sequence ATCACAGCAAAATTCGGGGGGACTTCTTTAGCTGATGCCTCACAAATTAAGAAAGCAGCGGCAATTATTAAAGCTAATCCATCACGGCGTTTTGTAGTTGCTTCTGCTCCGGGCAAAAGATTCACGGACGATATAAAGATTACGGATTTATTATATAAGGCTCATGCTCAATATATTAATAATGAAGATTTTGACGGGACTTTAACGCAGATTTCCGAACGTTTTGCGGCAATTATTCAGGATTTAGCGATAAATTTTGATATAAGCTCAGAGATAAACGCAATAAAAGCAAATATTTCAAGTCGTGATTATTTAGCGAGCCGCGGAGAATATATAAATTCTAAGATTATCGCAAAATTTCTCGGCTGGGAATTTGTTGACGCTTCAGAAGTGATTTTCTTTAACGAGTCAGGCTTTCTTGACGAGTCAAAAACTTTTTATATCATGGGCGAAAAGTTAAAATCTCTCAAGTGTGCAGTTATTCCCGGCTTTTATGGGAGTTTACCCGATGGCAGCATTAAAACTTTTTCACGGGGCGGATCTGATATAACGGGTTCAATTGCAGCGCGTGCAGTTAAAGCAGATTTATACGAGAACTGGACGGACGTTTCAGGAATGTTAAGCGCAGATCCCCGAATCGTAAATAATCCGCGAGTAATAGATTATATAACTTATACTGAGTTGCGCGAATTAAGTTACATGGGCGCGAGTGTCTTGCATGAAGATGCAGTATTTCCGGTAAGGCAGGCGGGAATTCCCATTAATATACGCAACACAAATAAACCCGATGACAAAGGCACGTTAATAGCTGCTTCATTACCTGAAGGAATAACAAGAAAACTTGTTACAGGAATTGCAGGACGTAAAGATTTTTGCAGTATCAGAGTCGAAAAAAGTATGATGAACGGTGAAACAGGATTCGGCGCGAAATTGTTATATATTTTCGCAAAAAATGGAGTTCCCTTTGAACATTGCCCGACCGGAATCGATACGATTTCAGTAATAGTGAATGCTAAATTATTTGACTCTCAGCGTGAGAATATTTTGCGCGAGATAAAAAACGAACTCGCCCCGGATTTTATCACGATTGAGAAAAATTTAGCTGTAATTGCTGTAGTCGGGGCAGGAATGGCAGGAACTAAGGGAATAGCGGCGAAAATTTTTGCTTCTCTTGCGTCGGCCGGCATAAATATAAGACTCATAGATCAAGGCTCAGACGAGTTAAATATAATTATCGGCGTTGATGATTCGGATTACAAGAAAGCCATTAACACGCTGTATAAAGCTATTATCGAGTAA